The Elusimicrobiaceae bacterium region GATTTCCTCTCCGAAAATTGTAAGATTAGCTGGCTTAATTTTTTACCGCTACGGGGATCTGTCAGTTCCGCAAAATACCACCCGTCCGGACGTAGTGTTAAACTTATTTCTAAAGTGCTATCCGGCAAAGCAGGACTTACAAATTTAGCTCGTTTGATAGCTGTCATTTCCACTTCCTTTCCTAACAAACGGCTGGCCGCATCACTACAGAATGAAATTTGACACACAGCCGGTAGTAACGGATGTCCCTCAAAATGCCCTCGAAAGGCAGGGAAATCTACGGGTAATTTATATAGAAATCCTTCTGCTGTGCGTGCTTGATAACACGCTTTAATTGCTTTTTCTACCGACATATGCCTCCCGTTACTTCCAGTTCAAAGGTTCCGTTTATTCCTTCGGCAGATTGTGCAATCTGCCTAGAAGGACAGGGTGTTAAAAATTGGGTTTGCACCAGTTTACCCCACGCACGAACTAAACTAACCGGTACTTGCGTTTCTTTATAGTGTACATATATTTGCTCTTGAGATACCGTTAAATCAGCCAATTTCAAAGCAGGCTCCGTCAATATCACCACCCGAGCCTTATCCCCTTGGTAATGGCTAATTAACGTAAAATACAGGTCTTTCGGGTGCAGGACACCACTGGCTCGTGCGGCTTCTTGCATAGAAATAGGTTGTATCGGGGTCGGTTGATATACCAAAGAGTGAGCACATCCCACAAACAAAACACACAGGCCTAAGAGGTATTTTCTCATATCTTTTGCTCCTTAAAAGCCGGTAATATCCACAAAGCGACCCCAATGGCTCCGCCAATTCCCAACAGAGCACAGAGCCCCATCATACACAAAACAGCATGTTTGGCTAGCACCAACACTCCAAATCCGGCTAGCGTAGATAATCCGGCTGCCAATAATGCTTTGGTGGGGTAGAGTAGATGGGGGGGAGTTTCTTGTGAATGAAATTTCATCAGCTGAAAAATGGCATAATCTATTCCTAATCCTATAAGTAACGGCAGGAAAATAAGTCCAAACAAATTAACTTGCACGTCAAACACAGCAAGACAACCAAATAAAATACACCCGCCTAACACAACGGGAACAAAACAAAGCAACGTCTCTTTGAAATTTTTGAAAAGCATCCATACGGCAATCCAGTTAAACAGCAACGCCAAACACACCACCCTTAACGCTTCTTTTTTTACTCCTTGCACAAGGTCCTTCTGCAGTTGCAAAGTAGATACAAAAAAAGTGTTTTTGCCGTCAGCTATCTTAGCATACAACGGGTCATTAGGTACGATATTTACAACGGCATATAAATTCTTTGAAAGTGTGAGCACCGGATTATACCAAGCGGAAAAATCAACACTGGGCGCGTGGACCATTGTTTGATCCAACCATTGCCAAAAAGGTAAAAATGAATTTGATTGAAAACCTTTCTTTTGGGCTTCTTCTCGTAACAAAAGACGAGCGTCATTTCGATGAGAAACATTCCAAAACTCTTGCCAACGTGCTTCATTTTGCAGTTGGGTTTGATGGGAAACAAAAAGTTCACTTACCGGTAAAGGGCGGGGGGAACGAGCCGATAATTTTTCATTGTTAGCCAATGCTTCATCTTGGGTACTACCCAGCGCAAATAACAGCGCATTTTGATCCGAAGAGAACAGCTCATCTGCTACTGATTTATCTCTCTTAAAATCGGTGGAAGTAGAATTAAGGGAATCAAGCTCTTGGCTGAAAGAAACATGTGTAACTCCCCACAGACCAAATATCAGTAAAAGTAGGCTGACTAAGCACGCTACTTGAAAAGTAAACGGTTTGACAGTTAAAGAAACCGTTTTGCCTTTCGGGGCCATTTGCTTACTAAAGTACGACGGAAAAATGTGCAAGGAAATCCATAAAGCCAGCGTCAGCGCCACCAAAGCAAAAACAGCTATTTGCTTAAACACCTCAACCGATGAAAAAAACAAAGCTACAAAACAAAGGGCAGAAGTTAAAAAGTTGCATCTTACGTGCTTGCGAACTTGGGCCAAGGCGTTCACTGTATCTAGTTGAGTTTGTTGCAAGGCAAAATACACATAAATGGCATAATCCACCGATAAACCGGCCACCACACTGCCAAATCCTAAGGTAATTCCACTGATATGCCCAAAAACAAGTTGTGTTGCCAATGCTGCCGGCGGCAAAACAAGCAAAGCAAGCGCATAAATAAGTAGGGCGCGTTTCGTGCGAAAAAGCCACAAGAAAATTACACTCAAGCAAGTTAAACCGACCCAGGTAATCATTGTCAAATCTCTTTTTATCAAGGAGGCGTTTTCTAACGTATATCTGAGTCCTCCCATGAAAAACGCACGAGCTCCGTCAGAAAGAGAGAATTGATAGTCCGTAAAAAATTTTTGCAACCGATGGGCCGCTCTTAAATCAGATACCGTATCTTTCGTATCATACAATCCTGCTTGTACAGTTCCTTCTTGATTGGCTAATAAACCATTTTCGTAAGTATTTGGCCCATTATTTCCGATGGTGGCCCACTTGTCAAAAAGGATTTCCGTTAAATAAAAGGGGTCATGTGTAATAAGATGAGAAACGAAAACACTTTGGAAGGAAAACAATTTTTCATAGTAATCGGCCAACTGAGCATCAACCGACGAGGGGGAAAGTTTTTGCTGAGCAATTTGTTGCACTTGTACAGAGAAACATGCTGGCAAAGCCGTCAGCATCGTTTGCACCACATCCTCCGTAGGCAGGCTCCATGGTTTAATAAACCCTGCTTGGGTCAGTTTTTCTTGCAAATCTTGGGAAATTTGAGTGGTTTGAGCAGCGGAAGCAGACGTCACAATCACAATTAGTTTTTGACTGAGCGGAGAGCGCTCAAAAAGTGCTACTTGCCGTCTAATACTTTGTGGCACCAGAGCAAGCATATTTTCTTCTATGGTTCTGCTAAACACTCCGGCCAGACAAAGAAGGGATAGCGCAAACAGTCCAATCAGCTTACCGTATTGATGAAAGAATTTCATAATAAACCTTCTTTCGCTAAAGGCATATTGATGCGCACATCCGTAAATTTCCACAGCACAGAGTCACCGCTGGGTTCATCCATTTGTACTTGTTTTACAATTTGCGGATTTTTATCGTCCAACAACACAGTGATTTGTTTGACGATTTTATGTGCTTTATTACGTGGAGCAAAGGTGATTTCTCTCCCATTCAAAGAGATGTCATACTCTCGTTGAAGTGCTTCAAAGTCCAATGTCAGCCATACCACCATTTGAGCCATCATCATGCGGCCCATGGTGTTTTGGATCCGCGTTTTATTCTCTCCTTGTAGTCGATACACTTGTTCTTTTTCAATCAAAAAACCATTTTGGAAAGGTGTTAGATATTGCCAATATAGTTTTTGTGCATTTTTATCAAAGGAAAGCTGCCCCGTACTTTTAATGGGCTGGTTTAATAGCGATAGGTGTTTTTCTTCGGAAAAATTACTCTGCAAGGTTTTTACTTGATTAATTTGCTCGGCATATTGCGCAAGCAAATCCGTCTCTGTCTGTGCAAAAACCAGAGAGGCAAAAAAACAAAAACATACAATCAGTCCATATCTCATATCGCTTGCGGTAATTCTTTTCCCTGCCACATAAAAAGATAGACGGTGGCTTGTGCCAGTTTTGTCTCTTTACAAAAGACCTCTCCGCGCACAATGTAAGTATTAAAACATGTATCTACTATTTCAGTATGCACCGTCAGCTCGTCGTTAATATGTGCTGTCTCAAATATCTCAACATCTCGCACACTGGCCAGATAGCCGCCACCTTCTAAACTTAAACCTTTTTGCAAACGGCGGAAGGCCTCACAAGCCCCGAAGCCCTGTGCAATTAACTCACAACAAACCTCCGGAGCTAATGTTCCGTCTTCTCGCAAAAACAAATGATTTTTCCCGATAGTAGCCTGAATTTCTCCCTTTGTTTCTTCCACATGCAACAGCTTGTCCACCAGTAACATGGAGGAGCGATGCGGAATAAGCGTACTAATTTCAGGGTAAGTTATCTTCATTTACTTGGCGAGCTCAGCACTGATGGAGCTATTTAAATAAATAATCCAGGTGTTGTATCGAGGATGAATGGTTCCTTTTTTAGCATTGTAGCGTAAGTTTTTACTATCCTTATACAAAATAGAATAGAAATCAGCCCCGTACGGAATTTCTACTACCACCTGATGTGAACGACGATTCAAAGTAGCTTGAATAAGCCCGGGTTGGATTTGTTCTGCTTCCCATCCTCTTTGCGTAGCACCTGAAATAATGGCCTTCCCCACTTTTTGTTGGTCATTAACTACTACGGCTTGATGTTCTATATTATGAACCGGCGGAAAGGTCCGGCATCCCACTAATCCTACGCTTGCTAAGAATAATACAACCATTATTTTTTTGTTCATATCTAGTTCTCCTTATCCACAAAATCCATAATTTGTTTTTTCACATCTTGCGCCATGTGCAAATGCCCCAATTCTCCGGGATAATCCTGCACATATTTAGCCGAAAAATCCTTGAGCACAATCTTAGCAGGTTTGATCCAAAAACTCCCGGCAGAAAGCATTTTCTGCGTGCCTGCAATTGCAACCGGAACAACCGGTAAATTGAGTTGCTCTGCCAAGTAAAAAGCCCCGCTCTTAAATCGTGCATGCGGATCTTTACGCGATCCCTGCGGAAACAGCACAATATCACAACCTTTTTGTACGGCTTGTTTACATATATCCAGCATTTCGGTGGGGGGAGTTTTTTCCGCATCTATGTAGCCGGCGCCGTTCATTATATAGCGAAAAAACGGCAATCTAAATACCCACCCTTTTGTAATATAAACTACGTTGTCAAATCCAAAAGCACTAATCGTATACAAATCAAGTGCAGAGGCGTGATTAGCCACCACCACACAACTTCCTTGTGGACGCTCCACTTTTTCTACCCGAAACGCTTTACTTGCCAGCCGCATGCAAAATACGATTCCGCGTGATTGGATATATACAAATCTACGCACGGCCCTATCTCTATTTTTGGATCTGAGCCATAAAAAAGGGAACGCAATCAAAGCAGAAACAAACAACCAAACTATTGCTGCGCTCCCGATACAAATTGTGTTGAAAGCCGTGCGCAAGCGCTCCATATTATTTGTTATGAGTTTGTGCTAACTTCTCAATAAAGTCATACAAATCATTTAATGTTACCATGGTGCGCAAATCGTAGTCTTGACGTAAAGTAACACCAAACTGTTGTTCTAATACCACTACCATATCTACAGCATCCAAACTATCCAAACCTAAATCATCTCTGAGTCTGGCAGTGGGGGTAAGTTGCGCATCCGTGAACTCAAATTCTTTCTTGAGTGCCTCATTGGTGCGTTTTATGATTTCATCGCGTGTAATCATGGGGGGGCCTCCTGAGGAGTAGGGAACAGTTATTGCCTCCGATGGCAAAACTGTTTTTCATAATTATATTCAAAGGGATATTTTGCGGTTGCGCATTGTATTGTAAGGGTGCACACCTTTCATCTACTTGTTGTAAATTTTTCGTTGGTAATAAAGTGTTATGCTGTAACATTTTGATACAAGCAATACTTTCAAGAGATCCGCTGGCCCCCATGCTATGCCCCAAATGCCCCTTAAGACTATTGATTCGCAGGTTAGGCCCAAATACCGCATGAGCCGCTTGTGTTTCCGCAATATCACCGATTATGGTGCCCGTAGCATGGGCATTTAGCAAATCAACTTCTTCCGCTTTTACGTTGGCATTTTTCAGCGCGCCTTGCATACAAACGCTCAAAGTTTCAGCCGAAGGATAAGCCATATTTTCCGTCTCTGTATTGGCATAAAAACCTAACACTTCTGCCAAAATGGGAGCCCCGCGTTTAAGAGCGCTTTTTTTGCTTTCCATAAACACCAGGCCGCATCCCTCAGCCACCACTAAACCGGTCCTGCTGTGGTCAAACGGACGACAGGCCGCAGACGGATTATCATTTGAGTTTTTGGAGGTAGCTTGCATAATATCAAAACAGGCACTAAACATCGGATGATACTCTTCCGTACCGCCACACAATGCCTGCTCTACAAGTCCTTGGCGAATGGCTAAAAATCCAAGCCCTATATTCATCAGCCCCGTAGCGCACGCCTCACTTCCGCCCATAGCGGGGCCGTTTATTTTAAGTGCTTGGCATACGCCTGCCAACGGAGAGTGATTCATAATTTGTAAAAAATCGGATGTTTTAATTAGCTCTAAATGGGCTCCTTGGCTATAGCTGGTTAACTCCATCCACACAGAGATGCTATTAAGTGTGGAACCCATAAAGAAACCTAATTTATTAGGAGCTACTTCATATCCGGCCTGTTTGAGAGCTTCTTGTGCAGCACAATAGGCATAAAGGCCCATTCGGCTCATACTTCTGCGGTATTTTCGGGGAATGAAAGAATAATCGGTCGCGGGGACAGTAGCAGCCACTTTGGTATTCACCATGTCCAAAGATTCCAACTCCGGCACCGTATGCATACAATTCTGAGAAGACAACAAGCCATTCCACAAGGTATCTACCCCTTGTCCGTAGGGAGAAGTTGCTCCCATTGCTGTAATCACAACCGTATTAGAATCGTCCATACTCGTTATTATATCAGTTTAGTAAGAAGTGTTTATACACAAATACCGCCATTGACTTGGAAAGCTTGCCCGGTGATATAAGACGCTTTATCCGAGCACAAAAAGGATACCAAGTGGGCTACTTCTTCCGGCTTGCCCAAACGATGCAAGGGAATAAGCGGCAAAATTTTATCAATAGGCAATCCTTCCAGCATTTCGGTTTCAATAAATCCGGGAGAAACCGCATTTACCAAAATGTTGCGTTTAGCTACTTCAGCAGCCAAACTACGCGTAGCGCCTACAATCCCTGCTTTAGCCGCCGAATAATTGGTCTGCCCCGGTACCGGCGCATGGGCGGCAGAGGAGGCGATATTCACAATTCGGCCCTGTTTGGCATGTATCATAGCCGCTAAAACAGTTTTGGTCACATTATGAAATCCACCGAGGATAGTAGTGATTACATCCGTCCACTCTTTATCCTGCATAAAAATGAGCAAATTATCTTTGCGGATACCCGCGTTATTAATCAGTGCATAGGGGGTTTGTTTAGCAAGTAATGGATTTAACGCTTCCTCAACAGCTTTACTATCGGCTACGTCAAAAGGAAGCAAGGTACAGGCGGCTCCCAATTCTTCCACCATTTTCTTAGCATCCTGTGCCGCTTGGTGATTAGAACGATAATTGAGCCAAATATCAAAACCGTCCTGAGCTAACTGTTTGGCAATCGCCAGACCAATTCCACGACTGGCCCCGGTAACTAATGCAATTTTACGAGTGGATGTCATGTTTTCTCCTTAAAAACCCTATATCATTATGATATCTAAAAATGAGCACATAAGACAAATAGATTGCTAGGTGATGGGGGGATTACTTTGTATCCCGAAAACAAAGCAAATCAGAGTCCGTTTTGCATAGATTTCAAACATTTGAGATAAGCAAACCGCCCTTACCGTTAAGTAAGAGCGGCTCTCTAATGAATTTAATCTTCGGAAAATGCCTTTATAGGTAAGAAACCAACTCTGTTAGTTGCTTACGTAGTGTGTGCCGGTCAGCCGGAACGCAACTTTCTGTTGCATATCCCAGTGGCAGAAGTACCACTGGCACTTCGTTTTTCGGCAAATTATAAGCACTGCTCACCTCGTCTGGAGAGAAGAAGTTTAACCAACAGGTTCCCAATCCTTGTTCGGATGCGGCAAACATGGCATGTGTAGCTGCAATGGAAACATCTTCCACGCCGGAAACAACATCCGGCAATTGCGGGTGACGCCATTCTTGTTGCGTATCTTTGGTAAAAATCAGCACTACGGGAGCGTCGTAATGACACGGAGTAAGCATACGCATCTTTTTCATGCCCTCGGCAGATTGCACCACATAGATGTGAAAGGGTTGCAAATTTTTAGCAGTAGGAGCCAAACGTGCGGCCTCTAGTACAGTATTTAGTTTTTCGGGTTCTACGGGTCTATCCGAAAATTGGCGCACAGAGTAGCGTGCCTTGGCAAGTTCTGTAAAGTTCATTTATTTCCTCCTATAAATGGTAATACTTCAAGGGGTATATTATTTTACCCCAGCCTTTATGATATCCTCGACAATTAGTTCCGGCGTTAAGCGATATTTTTTGTAAAGCTCACTAAGCGGCACTTTATCCGTGAATTCCTTAAACGAGCCGTAATTGAGCACTTTCATATCGCTATTGCCATAAAAACGAGCGATTTTTTCCCCAAAACCACCGTCAATTTCGCCATCTTCCAATGTCACAACCACTTGATGATTCTCTTTCAAGCTGTTGAGTAAATCCGTATCAAGTCCCGTTATAAAACGCGGGTTAATGAGTGTAGCATCTATGTTTAGTTTGGCTTTCAAATAATCCTTCACTTCACGCGCTTTCTCAAAGAAAGTTCCCACACCGATTAGTGCCACTTTGGTCCCTTTTTCTACAAGATTAAACTTGTTCAAAACGGAGTAATCCGTGTTGTCTTTTGTGCAGGATGACACAAAATTCATCGGCACACGTATTGCTACTGGGTATTTGTTTTGATGTGTAGACCAGTCTAGCATGTGCAGATATTCTTCCTTGCAAGTCGGCGCCAAATATACCAAGTTGGGAATGTTAGAAATAAGTGGAATATCAAACGTGGTCAAATGCGTGGCATCCCCACCCGAAATACCGCCCCAAAACACGAGAATAGTGGCCGGATTACTATTGAGAGCCAAGTCTTGCGAGAGCTGGTCATAAGTACGTTGTATGAATGAACTGGACACGCAAAATACAGCCTTCGCGCCCGTTTTGGCAATGCCCGAGGCAAAACCCACTGCATGCTCTTCGGCAATACCCACATCTGTGTAATGCGTGCCCATGCGCGTGCGGAACGCTTTATCAAAGCCAAAAATGCCCGGAGTAGCCGCCGATATCACCATTATCGGCATACCCTCTTTTACTTTCTGTTCCAGATAATCTTTGGTAAGCGAGTTATAATTCTCGCCAACGGGTTTTGGTTTATCATTTAGATGTGCAATCGTGCCCGGCATAATCCAATGAAACGGCTCTTTGTTCACTTCAGCCGGCGTAAAGCCTTTACCTTTTTTTGTGTGGATATGCACAACAATCGGGTGATTGATATCTTTTACTTTTTGGAAGAGCTCAATCAGTTTTTGTATATTGTTCCCTTCGTCCAAATATAAATACTCAAAACCCATAGCCTTAAAGAAATTGTTCTTTACGTTGCCGTTATGTTCGCGCAGTTCCGTAAGCAAGTTGCAAATACCGCCCTGATTTTCGGCAATAGACATATCGTTATCGTTTAGCAAAATAATGAGGTTACTGCCAAAAACAGCGGCGTTATTGAGTCCTTCCAACGCTTCGCCACCTGTCAGCGAGCCGTCCCCGATTATTGCAATGACGTTGCCTTTTTGCCCAAGCAAATCCCGCCCCTTGGCAAGCCCTAAAGCCAAGCTAACAGATGTGGAGGTATGGCCCACCTTAAAACAGTCGTGTTCGCTTTCTTCCGGCGCGGTATAACCGGTGTAGTCATTATAGCAGGCGGGATCTGTAAAACCTGCTTTACGCCCTGTAATTATTTTATGCGCATAGCATTGATGTGATACATCAAACACAAATTTATCTTTAGGGGAATTAAACACATAGTGCAAGGCAATCGTAGCTTCAATAATCCCCAGGTTGGAACCAAAGTGACCACCGGTGGTGTCCACTTTTTGAATCATTAATGCTCGCATTTCCTCTGCTAAAAGAGTT contains the following coding sequences:
- a CDS encoding 1-acyl-sn-glycerol-3-phosphate acyltransferase, with amino-acid sequence MRLASKAFRVEKVERPQGSCVVVANHASALDLYTISAFGFDNVVYITKGWVFRLPFFRYIMNGAGYIDAEKTPPTEMLDICKQAVQKGCDIVLFPQGSRKDPHARFKSGAFYLAEQLNLPVVPVAIAGTQKMLSAGSFWIKPAKIVLKDFSAKYVQDYPGELGHLHMAQDVKKQIMDFVDKEN
- a CDS encoding 1-deoxy-D-xylulose-5-phosphate synthase, whose amino-acid sequence is MAVTQTNMLKDVNSADDLKKLNAEELTLLAEEMRALMIQKVDTTGGHFGSNLGIIEATIALHYVFNSPKDKFVFDVSHQCYAHKIITGRKAGFTDPACYNDYTGYTAPEESEHDCFKVGHTSTSVSLALGLAKGRDLLGQKGNVIAIIGDGSLTGGEALEGLNNAAVFGSNLIILLNDNDMSIAENQGGICNLLTELREHNGNVKNNFFKAMGFEYLYLDEGNNIQKLIELFQKVKDINHPIVVHIHTKKGKGFTPAEVNKEPFHWIMPGTIAHLNDKPKPVGENYNSLTKDYLEQKVKEGMPIMVISAATPGIFGFDKAFRTRMGTHYTDVGIAEEHAVGFASGIAKTGAKAVFCVSSSFIQRTYDQLSQDLALNSNPATILVFWGGISGGDATHLTTFDIPLISNIPNLVYLAPTCKEEYLHMLDWSTHQNKYPVAIRVPMNFVSSCTKDNTDYSVLNKFNLVEKGTKVALIGVGTFFEKAREVKDYLKAKLNIDATLINPRFITGLDTDLLNSLKENHQVVVTLEDGEIDGGFGEKIARFYGNSDMKVLNYGSFKEFTDKVPLSELYKKYRLTPELIVEDIIKAGVK
- the fabG gene encoding 3-oxoacyl-ACP reductase FabG, translated to MTSTRKIALVTGASRGIGLAIAKQLAQDGFDIWLNYRSNHQAAQDAKKMVEELGAACTLLPFDVADSKAVEEALNPLLAKQTPYALINNAGIRKDNLLIFMQDKEWTDVITTILGGFHNVTKTVLAAMIHAKQGRIVNIASSAAHAPVPGQTNYSAAKAGIVGATRSLAAEVAKRNILVNAVSPGFIETEMLEGLPIDKILPLIPLHRLGKPEEVAHLVSFLCSDKASYITGQAFQVNGGICV
- a CDS encoding nitroreductase family protein, with amino-acid sequence MNFTELAKARYSVRQFSDRPVEPEKLNTVLEAARLAPTAKNLQPFHIYVVQSAEGMKKMRMLTPCHYDAPVVLIFTKDTQQEWRHPQLPDVVSGVEDVSIAATHAMFAASEQGLGTCWLNFFSPDEVSSAYNLPKNEVPVVLLPLGYATESCVPADRHTLRKQLTELVSYL
- a CDS encoding beta-ketoacyl-[acyl-carrier-protein] synthase family protein; amino-acid sequence: MDDSNTVVITAMGATSPYGQGVDTLWNGLLSSQNCMHTVPELESLDMVNTKVAATVPATDYSFIPRKYRRSMSRMGLYAYCAAQEALKQAGYEVAPNKLGFFMGSTLNSISVWMELTSYSQGAHLELIKTSDFLQIMNHSPLAGVCQALKINGPAMGGSEACATGLMNIGLGFLAIRQGLVEQALCGGTEEYHPMFSACFDIMQATSKNSNDNPSAACRPFDHSRTGLVVAEGCGLVFMESKKSALKRGAPILAEVLGFYANTETENMAYPSAETLSVCMQGALKNANVKAEEVDLLNAHATGTIIGDIAETQAAHAVFGPNLRINSLKGHLGHSMGASGSLESIACIKMLQHNTLLPTKNLQQVDERCAPLQYNAQPQNIPLNIIMKNSFAIGGNNCSLLLRRPPHDYTR
- a CDS encoding outer membrane lipoprotein carrier protein LolA; translation: MRYGLIVCFCFFASLVFAQTETDLLAQYAEQINQVKTLQSNFSEEKHLSLLNQPIKSTGQLSFDKNAQKLYWQYLTPFQNGFLIEKEQVYRLQGENKTRIQNTMGRMMMAQMVVWLTLDFEALQREYDISLNGREITFAPRNKAHKIVKQITVLLDDKNPQIVKQVQMDEPSGDSVLWKFTDVRINMPLAKEGLL